Within the Williamwhitmania sp. genome, the region GTAGAAGGTTATTTACGTTTGATGCAGGAAAGGCAAGCCGGAGATGATATTGCGGCCTACGACAAGATGATCGAGAGATCCCTAGATCGAGTTAAGGGAATGCGGAACTTAATTATGGATTTACTTGACCTAACACACATCGATTCAGGCAAAATGAAGCGCGAAGTTAAGTTTCAGGACATTGAGCCCATTGTTCGAACTTGTATGGACACGGTAATGCCATACGCAATCCAGATGGATGTTAAGGTGGATGGAGCTTGGCCCGATGAAGTTTATATGGATGCCGACAGTGATGAAATTGAAATTATTCTTAACAATCTGTTGTCGAATGCAGTAAAGTATAATAAACCGGGGGGTAAGGTTCATTTCTCCATCTTGAGGGATGCAGAAAACGTTACCATTAAGGTTGAGGATACGGGGATAGGAATAGCGCAGGAAGATACCAACCACCTTTTTGACGAGTTTATGCGGGTGAAGTCGCCTGAGACTAAAAATATTAGTGGGAGTGGCTTAGGCCTTTCCATTGTGAAGCGCATTGTAAAATTTAATGATGGGAAAATTGCGGTGGATAGTAAACCTGGAATAGGAAGTGTTTTCACTGTTACACTACCCGTTGCGTGTAAACCAAATTAGCGTATATTTGCCCATATGAAGCTACCTGAAAGAACAATTGAACGACTTTCGACGTATCGTCGGACGTTGCTTTCCTGTTTGGAAAATGGGAAAACACATATATATTCCCACGAACTAGCCAAGTTGCATAGCATAACGGCAGTTCAAGTTCGTCGAGACTTAATGCTCATTGGCTTCTCCAGCCAAACCAAGAAGGGTTACGACGTAAAGGAACTCATCGATGTGATTGGGAAAATCCTCGATAGCCGTGTTGCACTTAATGTTGCGGTTATTGGTATGGGAAATATGGGTCGAGCCATTACGACCTATTTTAATGGAAAGCGCAGTAAACTTCGGATTGCAGCAACTTTTGATGTTGACCCGCTTAAGGTTGATCGCGTTATTTCAGGCGTTAACTGCTACCATATCAGGGATTTTATGAGTATCGTTCAGAAGGAAAATATCTCCATTGCCATAGTTACCTCCCCTCCCGATACCGTTAAGCAGCTAGCCGAAATTATTGTAGGTGCAGGTATTCGCGGCGTACTCAACTTCACCACCATTCCTCTCAATATTACCTCCAACGTTTACCTCGAAGAGTTCGATATGATTACCTCGCTTGAAAAGGTGGCCTACTTTGTAAAGGAGATTGACGGCGGGTTAAAGATGGATAACTAGCAG harbors:
- a CDS encoding ATP-binding protein, which codes for MDKLKVLVVDDEPGIRSGINRILGKFTVSFPFLEDDIAFDLIEASTGEEAMDVVKSQPVDIVLLDNKLPGIQGVEVLDYIKSNCPDTLVVMITSYASLELAVNATNKGAYDFVPKPFTPQELKSSMESITKHLFLKRMTKTLKKEGKQIRFQFLTVLSHELKAPLNAVEGYLRLMQERQAGDDIAAYDKMIERSLDRVKGMRNLIMDLLDLTHIDSGKMKREVKFQDIEPIVRTCMDTVMPYAIQMDVKVDGAWPDEVYMDADSDEIEIILNNLLSNAVKYNKPGGKVHFSILRDAENVTIKVEDTGIGIAQEDTNHLFDEFMRVKSPETKNISGSGLGLSIVKRIVKFNDGKIAVDSKPGIGSVFTVTLPVACKPN
- a CDS encoding redox-sensing transcriptional repressor Rex, producing MKLPERTIERLSTYRRTLLSCLENGKTHIYSHELAKLHSITAVQVRRDLMLIGFSSQTKKGYDVKELIDVIGKILDSRVALNVAVIGMGNMGRAITTYFNGKRSKLRIAATFDVDPLKVDRVISGVNCYHIRDFMSIVQKENISIAIVTSPPDTVKQLAEIIVGAGIRGVLNFTTIPLNITSNVYLEEFDMITSLEKVAYFVKEIDGGLKMDN